The following coding sequences lie in one Rutidosis leptorrhynchoides isolate AG116_Rl617_1_P2 chromosome 6, CSIRO_AGI_Rlap_v1, whole genome shotgun sequence genomic window:
- the LOC139855732 gene encoding uncharacterized protein, which yields MSTEDSTKKKSHPELVKLNSAFKLAEKWVSNMTRTTDNGSTRVVLEARPPGLGIGAAVPRQPKVALSNDPVERKLRAQLDAGKRKFSKLEEESRPTPVDEISDEDEETESRTKAFVKKKATNLPSSKQATNTNK from the exons ATGAGCACAGAAGATTCAACCAAGAAAAAGTCTCATCCTGAATTGGTGAAGCTGAATTCAGCATTTAAACTG GCTGAAAAATGGGTTAGTAACATGACTAGAACCACAGATAACGGATCAACTCGAGTTGTCTTAGAGGCTAGACCTCCAGG CCTTGGAATAGGTGCAGCAGTTCCCCGCCAACCGAAAGTTGCATTGTCAAACGATCCAGTTGAACGAAAATTACGTGCCCAGTTAGATGCTGGAAAGAGAAAATTTTCCAAACTTGAAGAGGAATCTCGCCCAACTCCAGTAGACGAGATtagtgatgaagatgaagaaactGAAAGCAGAACTAAagcatttgttaagaagaaagcaACAAACTTGCCCTCATCCAAACAGGCAACTAATACAAACAAGTAA